In a single window of the Arachis hypogaea cultivar Tifrunner chromosome 6, arahy.Tifrunner.gnm2.J5K5, whole genome shotgun sequence genome:
- the LOC112697434 gene encoding uncharacterized protein encodes MECNKDEAVRAKEVAERKLSEKDYVGAKRFALKALNLYPALEGLTQFVTTLDVYISAEKKISGVTDWYGVLGVTPSADDETVKKQYRKLILALHPDKNKSPGADGAFKLVSEAWTLLSDKARRLAYNQKRSSTGFQHNAPNHVVSQPKAPNPNRMATPNARTGSNNAQAPPTSVPPPYRMVDTFWTICSRCSTLLQYLRIYLNVALRCPNCNQAFVAVEKVPPADGVKSFNWSAQQHQQNSQPRAGGWDHPTTNPGRTHSVSQNIESSSMRGGSSFSNTNSQYAPHSRMHGFASKDSSASTPAASTKQQATVKSRSKCEGAPSIAARESSHKYKRSDGSFNNVQRTVKKMRSDDIHMGIETTHGFSRFTNKHRSMRELSTYELRNMLINKAQNEIRKKLQEWKSTAEDKVTNKDKGTETQKGTLKDKTCSEKQEDKVMNKDKGNVRQKGLLNDKTTGSEKHEDSTINGNGHLESDPVPVTSDDTGKENQDCYVIPVADSDFHNFDLERAENSFAEDQVWAAYDDDDKMPRFYVKVQKVMSTKPFKMSVSWLNSRSNKELGPMDWIGSGFYKTCGDFTIGKREITGSLNSFSHKVRWTKGNRGIVRIFPRKGDIWALYRNWSPDWNKDTPDEVKHKYDMVEVLDDFNDKQGVLVTPLIKVDGFVAVFQRIEGHDLVRKIPKVEMFRFSHQVPNYLLTGQEAPNAPKGCQELDPAATSLDLLQTKNEANVEKSKEDTS; translated from the coding sequence ATGGAGTGCAATAAAGATGAGGCAGTTAGGGCCAAAGAAGTGGCAGAGAGGAAATTATCTGAAAAGGACTACGTTGGTGCAAAAAGGTTTGCTCTCAAGGCTCTTAATTTGTATCCTGCACTGGAGGGTCTTACCCAGTTTGTGACAACCTTGGATGTTTATATCTCCGCCGAGAAAAAAATAAGTGGAGTAACAGATTGGTATGGTGTACTTGGAGTGACTCCTTCTGCTGATGATGAGACAGTTAAAAAGCAGTACAGAAAGCTGATTCTCGCTCTTCATCCTGACAAAAACAAGTCTCCAGGTGCAGACGGTGCGTTTAAGCTTGTTTCTGAGGCATGGACTTTGCTATCAGATAAGGCGAGAAGACTAGCATATAATCAGAAGAGGAGTTCAACAGGGTTTCAGCATAATGCTCCCAACCACGTTGTGTCGCAACCAAAAGCACCCAATCCAAATAGGATGGCAACTCCAAATGCAAGAACTGGAAGTAATAATGCTCAGGCTCCTCCAACATCCGTTCCTCCTCCATATAGAATGGTTGATACCTTTTGGACTATCTGTAGTCGTTGTAGTACACTACTTCAATATCTCAGGATTTATTTGAATGTTGCGCTACGATGTCCAAACTGTAATCAGGCGTTTGTGGCTGTAGAGAAGGTTCCACCTGCTGATGGTGTTAAGTCTTTTAATTGGTCCGCTCAGCAACATCAACAAAATTCTCAGCCTCGTGCTGGTGGTTGGGATCACCCCACTACTAATCCAGGAAGAACTCATTCAGTTTCTcaaaacatagaatcaagcagtATGCGAGGCGGGTCTTCTTTTAGTAACACAAACTCCCAGTACGCTCCTCACTCAAGAATGCATGGTTTTGCTAGCAAAGATAGTTCAGCATCTACTCCAGCTGCATCTACTAAGCAGCAGGCAACTGTGAAATCAAGAAGCAAATGTGAGGGTGCTCCTTCAATTGCTGCAAGGGAGAGCAGTCACAAGTACAAGAGGTCTGATGGTTCTTTCAATAATGTCCAAAGAACTGTAAAGAAAATGAGATCAGATGACATTCACATGGGTATAGAAACGACACATGGTTTTTCACGTTTTACTAACAAGCATCGCAGCATGAGAGAGTTGTCAACGTATGAATTGCGAAACATGTTGATCAATAAAGCACAGAATGAGATTCGCAAGAAACTCCAAGAATGGAAATCAACAGCTGAAGATAAGGTTACAAACAAGGACAAAGGAACCGAGACACAAAAAGGCACGTTAAAGGACAAAACTTGTTCAGAGAAGCAGGAAGATAAGGTTATGAACAAGGACAAAGGAAATGTGAGACAAAAAGGCTTGTTAAATGACAAAACAACTGGTTCGGAGAAGCATGAAGATTCcaccattaatggtaatggacaTCTGGAAAGTGATCCTGTTCCCGTCACATCTGATGATACTGGAAAGGAGAACCAAGACTGCTATGTGATTCCCGTTGCTGATTCTGATTTTCACAATTTTGACTTGGAAAGAGCTGAAAATTCCTTTGCAGAGGACCAGGTCTGGGCAGCTtacgatgatgatgataaaatgcctagattttatgttaaagttCAAAAGGTGATGTCAACGAAGCCATTTAAAATGAGTGTCAGTTGGCTTAACTCTCGAAGCAACAAAGAATTGGGGCCGATGGATTGGATAGGTTCTGGTTTTTATAAAACTTGTGGGGATTTCACGATCGGCAAACGTGAAATAACTGGATCGTTAAATTCCTTTTCCCACAAGGTTAGATGGACAAAAGGCAACAGAGGAATCGTTCGCATCTTTCCGAGGAAGGGGGATATCTGGGCCCTTTATAGAAACTGGTCTCCTGATTGGAATAAAGATACTCCCGATGAAGTGAAGCACAAGTATGATATGGTGGAAGTACTTGATGATTTCAATGACAAGCAAGGTGTACTAGTTACACCACTTATCAAGGTTGATGGTTTTGTGGCAGTGTTTCAGAGGATTGAAGGTCATGATCTGGTAAGGAAGATTCCCAAAGTGGAGATGTTTCGATTCTCTCATCAGGTTCCTAATTACTTGCTTACAGGACAAGAAGCTCCTAATGCTCCAAAGGGTTGTCAAGAGTTGGATCCAGCAGCCACCTCTTTAGACCTCCTTCAGACAAAGAATGAAGCCAATGTTGAAAAATCAAAGGAAGACACAAGTTAG